One part of the Magnetococcales bacterium genome encodes these proteins:
- a CDS encoding DNA methylase gives MGDLFENEPLDDRRATGPVECLGLTFENDAARRAFFLEKLREKLADPEFRKIEGFPIGSDADILALSDPPYYTACPNPFLEEFLRHHGKPWDPAAPYHKEPFAADVSEGKNDPIYNAHSYHTKVPHKAIMRYILHYTEPGDVVFDGFCGTGMTGVAAQLCGDVRTVESLGYRVLGDGVILDQSGQPFSRLGARYAVLNDLSPAATFIAYNYNTPVDVRAFEREAGRILREVEAECGWMYATLHKPTAAQLAEAVARLNDGEDPKKLTQDTALPWGRINYTVWSDVFSCPHCATEIVFWDAAVDKTTGSVLERFSCPQCQKETTKRTTGRAWTTKLDPILGQMIRQSKQVPVLINYSVGSKRFEKSPDSFDVELVRSIGSKKPEYWVPSVRMPEGDEARRNDDSGITHVHHFFSQRNMLVFSEIFRSADFPSAKISLLGGYTVGLKTARFLPLRWVQKDTGPMKPHTAGTLYIPSLNGEQNWLNIFQSRVESTSRQLRNSSTLRWESVQISTASSTVISSPCCSVDYLFLDPPFGSNLMYSELNFIQESWLGILTNIKEEAIENKTQEKTITEYRKIMTECFIEAYRILKPGRWLTVEFSNTKASVWNAIQSAIQSAGFVIANVSALDKQQGSFKAVTTTTAVKQDLVISAYKPNGGLEERFARTAKSEAGVWDFIRTHLGYLANVKSKGEEMEFIPERDPRILFDQLVAWYVRHNFDVPMGSAEFQEGLNQRFPTRDGMVFLESQVADYDRVREKAKAPPQRSLFVTDERSAIDWLRHFLKKKPSTYQEIHTEFMQQLNIAWKSHETRPELDELLAQNFLQYDGPGDVPAQLHSYLSTNFKELRNLEKDDPNLRERARERWYVPDPNKAIDLEKLRERTLLKEFESYRQAQQRRLKLFRLEAVRAGFKKAWQARDFATIIEVAKKIPEAVLEEDPKLIMWYDQAVNRVEEQGREA, from the coding sequence ATGGGTGATCTGTTCGAGAACGAACCCCTGGATGATCGGCGAGCGACCGGACCTGTCGAGTGCCTCGGCCTGACCTTCGAGAACGACGCAGCTCGGCGCGCCTTTTTTCTGGAGAAGCTGCGGGAGAAGCTGGCCGACCCGGAGTTCCGCAAAATCGAGGGATTTCCCATCGGTTCCGACGCGGATATCCTGGCCCTGTCCGATCCTCCTTACTACACCGCCTGCCCCAACCCGTTCCTGGAGGAGTTCCTTCGCCACCACGGCAAGCCTTGGGATCCCGCCGCGCCCTATCACAAGGAACCGTTCGCGGCGGATGTGAGCGAGGGGAAGAACGACCCCATCTACAACGCCCACTCGTACCACACCAAGGTGCCGCACAAGGCGATCATGCGGTACATCCTGCACTACACCGAGCCGGGAGACGTGGTCTTCGACGGTTTTTGCGGCACCGGAATGACCGGGGTGGCAGCCCAGTTGTGCGGAGATGTCAGGACCGTGGAGAGTCTTGGATATCGGGTTTTGGGCGACGGAGTCATCCTGGACCAATCCGGTCAGCCCTTCTCCAGGCTTGGCGCACGGTATGCGGTGCTGAACGACCTCTCTCCCGCCGCCACCTTCATTGCCTACAACTACAATACACCGGTGGATGTACGCGCCTTCGAACGGGAGGCTGGGAGAATCCTGCGCGAAGTGGAGGCGGAATGTGGATGGATGTACGCCACCCTCCACAAGCCCACAGCGGCCCAACTGGCCGAGGCGGTTGCACGGCTGAATGACGGCGAAGATCCCAAAAAGCTTACCCAGGATACTGCATTGCCTTGGGGACGCATCAACTATACGGTCTGGTCGGACGTCTTCTCCTGCCCCCATTGCGCGACGGAGATCGTTTTCTGGGATGCGGCGGTGGACAAAACGACGGGGAGCGTGCTTGAGCGATTTTCTTGTCCTCAATGTCAGAAGGAGACCACCAAGCGCACGACTGGTCGAGCCTGGACCACCAAGCTCGATCCCATTTTGGGGCAGATGATCCGTCAATCTAAACAAGTCCCGGTCCTGATCAACTATAGCGTTGGAAGTAAACGGTTTGAGAAAAGTCCAGATTCGTTTGATGTTGAACTTGTTCGATCCATTGGAAGCAAAAAACCTGAATATTGGGTGCCATCTGTTCGTATGCCGGAGGGGGATGAAGCACGGCGGAACGACGATTCAGGGATCACGCATGTTCATCATTTTTTCTCTCAAAGAAATATGCTTGTGTTTTCAGAGATATTTAGAAGTGCAGATTTTCCATCTGCAAAAATATCCCTATTAGGAGGATATACAGTTGGCCTGAAGACAGCAAGATTTCTACCGCTTCGTTGGGTCCAGAAAGACACAGGACCGATGAAGCCTCATACGGCTGGCACGTTATACATACCATCACTAAATGGAGAACAAAACTGGCTTAATATTTTTCAGTCACGAGTTGAGTCAACATCGCGTCAATTAAGAAATTCCTCGACGTTAAGATGGGAGAGTGTTCAGATATCAACAGCATCTTCTACTGTGATCAGTTCGCCATGTTGTTCTGTTGATTATCTGTTCCTTGATCCGCCATTCGGATCTAACTTGATGTATTCAGAGCTTAACTTTATCCAAGAGTCGTGGCTTGGTATATTAACAAACATTAAAGAAGAGGCAATAGAGAATAAGACCCAAGAAAAAACGATTACTGAGTATCGGAAAATTATGACTGAATGTTTCATAGAAGCGTATCGAATACTAAAACCTGGTCGATGGTTAACTGTAGAGTTCTCCAACACCAAGGCAAGCGTCTGGAACGCCATTCAGTCGGCCATTCAGTCCGCCGGTTTCGTCATCGCCAATGTCTCCGCCTTGGACAAGCAGCAGGGCAGCTTCAAGGCTGTGACCACCACCACCGCCGTCAAACAGGATCTGGTCATTTCCGCCTACAAGCCCAACGGCGGATTGGAGGAGCGTTTCGCCCGCACGGCCAAGAGCGAGGCGGGGGTTTGGGATTTCATCCGTACCCATCTGGGCTATCTCGCCAACGTGAAGAGCAAGGGCGAGGAGATGGAGTTCATCCCCGAACGCGACCCGCGCATCCTCTTCGACCAACTGGTGGCTTGGTACGTGCGTCACAACTTCGACGTGCCCATGGGGAGCGCCGAATTCCAGGAGGGTTTGAATCAGCGTTTCCCGACGCGGGACGGCATGGTCTTCCTGGAAAGCCAAGTAGCGGATTACGACCGGGTCCGGGAAAAGGCCAAGGCCCCGCCGCAACGCTCCCTGTTCGTCACCGACGAGCGTTCCGCCATCGACTGGTTGCGCCATTTCCTGAAGAAGAAGCCCTCCACCTACCAGGAAATCCACACGGAATTCATGCAGCAACTGAATATCGCCTGGAAGAGCCACGAAACCCGACCGGAACTGGACGAGTTGCTGGCCCAGAACTTCCTGCAATACGATGGCCCCGGGGACGTTCCTGCCCAGCTTCACAGCTACCTCTCTACCAACTTCAAGGAACTGCGCAATCTGGAGAAGGACGATCCCAACTTGCGTGAGAGAGCCAGGGAGCGTTGGTATGTCCCAGACCCCAACAAGGCCATCGATCTGGAGAAACTCCGCGAACGCACCCTGCTCAAGGAGTTCGAGAGTTACCGGCAAGCCCAGCAAAGACGCCTGAAGCTCTTCCGTCTGGAGGCTGTTCGGGCCGGATTCAAAAAAGCTTGGCAAGCCAGGGATTTTGCCACCATCATCGAGGTGGCGAAAAAAATCCCGGAGGCGGTGCTGGAGGAAGACCCCAAGCTGATCATGTGGTACGACCAGGCGGTGAACCGGGTGGAGGAACAGGGACGGGAAGCCTGA
- the brxF gene encoding BREX-3 system P-loop-containing protein BrxF, with protein MTPSKDQEILRLVAQAESLYHRLVLVVGPSGSGKTTVLNRLAEGKGWRVLNLGLDLARSMLELTERQRPLRVQKLLDGLLEPIKAEVIVLDNTEILFDASLKLEPLRLLQSLSRDRSVIASWNGSVSEGQLTFALPDHPEFRRYPARELMLIEMEPRDQSGRS; from the coding sequence ATGACCCCCTCCAAAGACCAGGAAATCCTTCGTTTGGTTGCCCAGGCGGAAAGTCTCTACCACCGTCTGGTTCTGGTCGTCGGGCCTTCCGGTTCCGGAAAAACCACGGTATTAAACAGGTTGGCCGAGGGCAAGGGTTGGCGCGTCCTCAATCTCGGCCTTGACCTTGCTCGGTCCATGTTGGAGCTGACCGAACGTCAACGGCCCCTGCGCGTCCAGAAACTTCTGGACGGCCTGCTTGAACCGATCAAGGCAGAGGTGATCGTGCTGGACAACACCGAAATTCTCTTTGACGCCTCTTTGAAACTGGAGCCTCTGCGCCTGTTGCAGTCGCTCTCCAGGGACCGTTCGGTTATAGCAAGCTGGAATGGCTCTGTTTCCGAGGGGCAGCTGACCTTCGCCCTCCCGGACCATCCAGAGTTCAGACGCTACCCCGCGCGGGAGTTGATGTTGATCGAGATGGAACCGCGCGATCAATCCGGGAGAAGCTGA